One genomic segment of Musa acuminata AAA Group cultivar baxijiao chromosome BXJ3-3, Cavendish_Baxijiao_AAA, whole genome shotgun sequence includes these proteins:
- the LOC103973095 gene encoding mitochondrial import inner membrane translocase subunit Tim13: MDPFGSSAPSSGASSGPSAEAMMEQIKTQLAQAYAKEFLETVGSKCFAKCITKPGTSISGSESSCISRCIDRYIEATGIISRSLFSSPH; encoded by the exons ATGGATCCTTTTGGGTCCTCCGCACCGTCGAGCGGGGCGTCGTCGGGTCCGTCTGCTGAGGCCATGATGGAGCAGATCAAGACCCAGCTTGCTCAGGCCTACGCCAAGGAGTTCCTCGAG ACTGTGGGAAGCAAGTGTTTTGCAAAGTGCATAACAAAACCGGGTACGAGCATAAGCGGGAGTGAAAGCAGTTGCATCTCTAGGTGCATCGATCGATACATTGAAGCTACTGGAATAATAAGCCGATCTCTGTTCAGCTCCCCCCACTAG